tagttcttcataaaatttacaaattataacttCAAAACATTAAcagctatatatatatataaaagaaagtcgtgttagtaaagccgcgttcacatttgcctgacgtgttgtgtcgtgatgcgtcagaaaggtatcggtctcatacaattaatatggttgcgtgcacacttctctgacgcagtgtgtcgtgatggcttgtgtcgtgtcgcgtcagtagcgatcccggtccgcgtcagttgggtgaggtgcgggggacggcgcagcgacacgacacagcgggtcggactagtgtgcacgcgcacgtgtcgtgttgtgacgcgtcagaaggtatggacgacgagctgatcgagtacgtacgacaatataaagcgatttatgatacaaaatgtaaacaatataaggatcaatctattaaaactaaactatctttttgtatttactggatgtatccaatatcttcttctctttttttgttttataagaagtgttgccagtgccaataactgcatatcttcttcataatctgaatccgaatcggatgattcatgaaaaaacattgcgaatgtgtaaactctccgagagctataacggaactgattaaaaatgcgtcataacgcgtcacatagatgtgaacagtagccatcacgacagaaagcatcacgacacgacacgtcaggcaaatgtgaatgcggctttacactatttataactcaagaacggctgaatcgatttgactgaaaattggtgggcaggtagcttagaaccaggaaacggacataagataatttttaccccgttttattttttttattccgcgcggacggagtcgcgggtaaaagctagttaataatagtgtgaaaattaaatagtaataaaactgTACCATATGTTACTCCTTCATTGCTTTGAGGCTGGGCATTCTGTAAGCTATAAGGCAAATGTCTTAAGCAATCAACAAGCATGTCAGCACCAATTGTAGACAATTCCTCTGTCAACTCAGGcaatttaatatcatttgAAACTGTTACTTTCAGTTGACTTATTATTTcacctgaaataaataaagaacagTATCTTTATTGCTtatgtacttaatttttttaaacttattgtagtcacatttattatagtatttaaatactCCTAATCTATGTTTTCATAAAGAAATACTGAACTTACcaacatcaaaaatatttggttTGATTTTCATAAGTGTGACACCAGTAAATTGGTCACCATGTAGAAGAGTATAAATAATAGGTGCGGCTCCTCTCCAGCGAGGCAGAAGACTTGGATGAACATTGACCATTCCCCTGGAGCAGTGGAAGAGTAATGAGTATGTTACAGACACACAAAATATTCCTTAGTAGTGGTGTCGCGGAAACCATACCCCCTACACATACATcattctaaaattataaatgcaaatatttagatggatggacggttggatggatggacggttggatggatgtttgtttgaaagtatctccagaaggatcttgatgaaatttggcataaatgtagaacatagtctgaaggAACATGTGGGCTACTCATTGAGTTTCTTTTTTGATTCAGTATGGATGGAGCGGCGGgcgaatttttataaatgttaaggGATAGGGGAAGCACGGTGTAGAACCAGGACACAGGGCAGGGCCCTTAAGTATTGGAAAACCAGTGCAGCAAGGTCTTCAGGTAGTGTCATTAATATGATCTACTGTGACATGGATACTATTTTGCTTACAAGTAAAATTTGTAGATGGCcagtatgtttaaaattgtactcATGTATGGTATGCGCGAGAAACATTTAACtaccttattttaaattattgcttATGACTATAGATACAAGGATAAAAGGTGAACTaatgtactaaaattaaataaatcaaaattcttACAGAGGGAATTTTTTGAGCAGATCATCTTTGATCAGGTGTCCAAATGCCACAATCAACCCAATATCGTATTCTCCAACATGAAGATGTTGTAAAGGCCATTGTAGAGTGTTTATACTTTCCGTGTGAGCGTATTTTTCTATGgcagatttatttatagagGTATTTGCTGTTACTAGGGAAAGACGTTCAATTTTACTTTCATCTTTCCTAAAAGATATTGAAACATTTGTGAAAaggaaattgtaaaatattgatctgaaatacatatttttaaaaacttaccgAAACTCATTTACACGTTTGAGGCTACTAAGTGCAATATTGTCGGACCCGAAAAATAGGACATTATACGGCTTCCTATTACTGAAATACCTGATATTTCGAATATTTTctcttataataaatttaaataaaagatgtgATAGGTTATGAACTTTACAAGTCATATTTGTTTATGACATTGACATATCTGGTGTTTTGATTTTAACtgtcaaattcaaataaatgacGTCTTTTAACGTTCCATTATGTGACTAGAAATCCTACATACCCATAACAATATCTACCTTAACTAAACAGGTTATCAGTCATAACTTCCCGAACAGGAAGGTACACCTGTATTCTAACCACCATTAAGTAGGATCTGGGTTGTTTCCTGTTGTAATCTGCGCCTGAGATTTAGTGAAGTAGATTAACGAACAATACCCGAAGAATTGTTAATCTTATGAATGAAAGGGCCAGCACACTGCTCGTACAATAGAACGGACAGCCGACCGGATCAAGTTTGTGGAAGGTTTTTGGATGAAGAAGTGAAGGTAAGGTAAGAtttgatgttaattttatctagaGTGCCACTTGTTGGCTTATTATGTATCTTTTTGATTGAAATTCGCCACTTACTAAATGCAAGTTAACTAAATCTTACTATGAACTAttgcaataaaacaataatgaataaatagtcacatttatttttaggtgaaaaataaaacatctattTTGTAAGTAcatatacaattattaataattttcgttTAAAGAAGCTAACACGTTCTAAAGATAACATTATCGTATTATTAAGGAATGCGTATCATGCATATTACAATTACACTTATACCTCATATTTTTCCTccaatttcaacatttttataccaTTGATTTTAATACTGCGCCTATTATATAGGTTCTGAGGACATAGTAAAAACAAGTTATTGAGAACagaagtaaaaatattgatacatTAAATTACGTAATAACACTATCGAATCAATGAACATGAGACGTTTTGACTTATAAACAGTAATCACATAAGAATTTCCTGTTATGAAGTGTACATTGATGAGGGAAAATTTAATGCTCTAATATTTGAAAGCTTTTAATGTTTAcctaagtattttatatttactcgTTTCTAAAGCTGGTTGGTAAAACTAACACGAATAGCAAAGTAAGCCTTTCTAACTTTATTCAGAATCTTGTATTACGTACTTTATATAAGGATCCCAGAGCAGAATCTGTGTTATgggttataatataataatattataaatcagcTTCTTATGTAATAATACGTAACCATAATTTGTTATTGACGTCTAATTTTCTGGTTTATTGTAGATGTTTCTGGATCCAAAAAAATCCTATGGAGAAAATAAGGAAGTTGTTTACATCGCCTCACTATCAATGACTTCTTGCGGTCTTTACGTTATTTTCGGCCTTAAGATTTCAGTGGAAAATTTTCAGTACACCCTAGTTTCTTTCTTCAACgcctataattttaaaaactaatgtgATACTATCATCTATCGTGACTAGGTTTCACCCGTGACAATAGGACATAcctaaacatttatttacatagtaATAGGAATAGGAAGTGCCTTCAAACTGCAATAAATATCACTACAGTCTAGAAAATATACTCTTAACGATTTTTGTGTTCGGTACGTTcaaaattgtcaaaaattCTGCAAATCCAACATTTTTATTGCCCTGATTTTTGTGACGACCTTCTTTGGAAGCTTCTCTTTTTGGAAAATTGAGGTTTGGAATACCACGAGGGCGGTGTGACGGCGTTATCGTCAAAACTCTTCAAGCTTGCACTTCTTTGCGAGCCGTCGCGTTCGGAGACTTGCGACGATATCGTTTCTAGATTATAACtagtgtttctttttaaaccgGTTCGAAAAGGAATGTCTTTCATTTCAAGTATTTCAACATCTGTATCACTCAAGTCTTTGCTTGGCCTGTGCATTCTGCTGGAATCTGTGTAATATCCGGTAGTTCTCAACGTACCGCTCATACGCTTGGATTTATccctatatattattttctgtaaCTCTTTACGAAATTTAGGATGcgttatgatataaataaaagggtTAATACAAGCTGCAGTCTTGCAAAAGAGCGCCGGTATCATCGAAGCTGTAGGGGTTATTAGGTTCTTTTTACCAAATATTCCCAATAGTGCAACAATAGCGTAAGGTGTCCacgatataaaaaacaaagctaTTACAACGACGACTAAGAACGCTAATTTTATTTCCGCTTTTCGTTTTGTTTGTTCTTTTACGTGTCTCGATGATAATCTTTGATCTTGATTTTTGGAAGGCATATTCCTTTTGCAAACAACCACTTGTAGGATACTTGTGTAGCAGAAAAAAATCGTGCAAAATGGTACAAGCCAAGCCGCGCAAAAAAATGTGAAGATGAAATAGCGTGGGCCTAAGTCTTCTGTGAGGTAGTCGAAGCTGCAACTCGTTAGATACCCCTCTGGCACGTAATGTCCGTAGCCAATATCTAAAGCCGGTACAGCGGAAAATATAGCAGCGTAGATCCATGCTCCGACGGCCAGCAGGCGAGCCCTAACAGCGGTAAGGGCTGTGAGGGGCTCTAGGGGACGAACAACGGCCCAGTATCGGTCCAGTGCTATCGCTGTTAGAGTCGCAATCGATGTTGTTCCAGTCAATCCACCCAAGAAACCATATATGACACAACCTGtaacattaacaaattataataagaaacatAGATAATGCCAATTCCACCTAccctatttgtttttaataatataatttaagaaacgcgtgtgaaaaaaaagataataaaaacagttattATACTTTTGGGATACTTACCAGTTTTTCCTAATGCCGGGCCGAGGTTAAAcgagttgaaaataaatataggagTTTTAGCGAGCATTATGAAGTCACTGAGAGCCAGGTTCGCGACGAGGATGTTCCCCGGCGTCCGCAGAGTGCGAcatctgaaatatataaataacaagcctcttttaatatttccttTTACCCACGATCAAAGAAGTGTTGATATACGTGAACCGAGTATTAATTTTTCCGATAAATAGCGTtgttattttgcttttattgttgtttactaacaaacaaaacttacaaagttttaagaaaaaaaaaacacgtataATAGAATACTTTTTTTCGAAATGggaagtattatttttttgtacaaaatcaaTGTTTTACTTGACTTTTCTAAAATAAGCTTACAGACTCTGTGGATTTAATTAACAAGgaatataaatttacgatGAAAGGATCCCTACCCAACCATATTTAAACGATTACTTAATCTGAAGAAAGTATCAATGCTGATAAGCATAGCTCTTAATTTTATCAGTgaactttgatttaaaaaaggacATTTGGAAGTcgttagtaatattatttaatctcCTATtggttaaattttgtaattattttaattttatagattttagatttatggGATTGGATGGTGCGACCTGTAATGAATAAGCGAtgattgatataatttatctttgagTGCGAATTTCGTTTTAAAAGACGTGTATTTGTTAACGAATTCTGGACAGGTGAAGTAGCAAAgagagaaaatttaaaatgcgaTAAGAACGTGAAGTAAATATCTCACAGGATTCAACGTGCGACTGAGACACTACAAGATATTGCGCAGTTGAAGTCTTTTGAAGTAGCTAGGAACATATTGACATAAGAAAAGGTTGTACACTTTGTTGAGTCATATTTAAACatgtaataatgttattttcagtGCCGTGTATCTTCGAAAACAGGCGATTTTAGTCGGTAGGCAATTTACGCAATACATTGTCATAGTTGTTCGTTCATTGCGCGCGTCCCCgccgttttattttttttatcaccaTCACCACTAGCTCGCAACCTGTTTATCAAGAACGTCATGATCGCACATAGAAGAACTGctgcagatttttttttcagcaacTACGCAAAAATCGTACattctttatat
The Papilio machaon chromosome 8, ilPapMach1.1, whole genome shotgun sequence DNA segment above includes these coding regions:
- the LOC106717438 gene encoding methionyl-tRNA formyltransferase, mitochondrial — protein: MSFVTANTSINKSAIEKYAHTESINTLQWPLQHLHVGEYDIGLIVAFGHLIKDDLLKKFPLGMVNVHPSLLPRWRGAAPIIYTLLHGDQFTGVTLMKIKPNIFDVGEIISQLKVTVSNDIKLPELTEELSTIGADMLVDCLRHLPYSLQNAQPQSNEGVTYAKKINKSISEVKWSEMSAIQVYNLYRAIYGLYSLKTKFRDKEMKLFNAFLDNGNEIEPNSPPGTIQYCERTKSLRILCKDNRYINFKSIRIVGKKEITALDFYNGY
- the LOC106717427 gene encoding opsin, ultraviolet-sensitive, with the protein product MSLVLKLVIIVIPIMVRCGNINNINRLNDSKDLNYNYEHNNTMFDLREYNESVILSPFKCQSDFLWRCSNKLKQWKKRRRIKRLIVDENFSNIRKRSLYESITYANLSNISMIDTDAISLALIARFKEKWPVQLWEEYGWFSDDYLLMINPHWLRFSPPPPVIHYTLASIYIAILVTGCFGNIMVLYMYCRCRTLRTPGNILVANLALSDFIMLAKTPIFIFNSFNLGPALGKTGCVIYGFLGGLTGTTSIATLTAIALDRYWAVVRPLEPLTALTAVRARLLAVGAWIYAAIFSAVPALDIGYGHYVPEGYLTSCSFDYLTEDLGPRYFIFTFFCAAWLVPFCTIFFCYTSILQVVVCKRNMPSKNQDQRLSSRHVKEQTKRKAEIKLAFLVVVVIALFFISWTPYAIVALLGIFGKKNLITPTASMIPALFCKTAACINPFIYIITHPKFRKELQKIIYRDKSKRMSGTLRTTGYYTDSSRMHRPSKDLSDTDVEILEMKDIPFRTGLKRNTSYNLETISSQVSERDGSQRSASLKSFDDNAVTPPSWYSKPQFSKKRSFQRRSSQKSGQ